From a region of the Takifugu flavidus isolate HTHZ2018 chromosome 20, ASM371156v2, whole genome shotgun sequence genome:
- the c7b gene encoding complement component 7b — protein MKLQLNLAVLITFVTPVCCVQPVSCRWGQYGDWSVCDGCSSTKVRTRHFEVFAQFGGVPCSGGAIQTQSCIQTKGCPLKAGCGNRFRCTSGKCISRSLVCNGDQDCEDGLDERSCNLDGNQHSCDLDKTPPNSDLIGKGYDILTGNLRAGVINTMSFGGQCRKVFSGDHKILYRLPQNILRYNFEVTVNNEESDESFESSWSYMQHIQSSALWKYDRRKFTKEVTESKAYRLIILKNKVELAQFQNSAPEHLTLSEDFWKALSSLPITYDYSAYRKLFEIYGTHYFSEGSLGGQYQALLELTQDALSSTSTTNIEYERCWRKVKRRFFRRKIKTVCEKLTSAVSSSHGYKNQKMPIKVDILGGNPGLKQYLSDLDLEKPEENGKKYDDWASSVKDFPQIIDHKVRPLYELVKEVECAGLKKFNLKRAMEEYLSTEHPCHCRPCLNNGQPLLIGSECHCVCRLGTSGQACQIGSVVGEEPGVTHGGWSCWSSWGSCTGGRRTRTRNCNNPTPSRGGANCVGPQVEHKQCEDAELQHLQMMEPQCFHLSVTPPKMCGEPPNLRNGFVHDPRDYYLVGNTVEYSCIDGYHLSGDAVAECTESKTWRRGTIACKSSTCDFPTLNSDVIAVPTKAAYQIGESLSLSCPGGSQLEGEVSEVMCNPSLQWSPSPAGAQCKAEPTASAPPSILKCKLWETEGKKQCVCLMPFQCPASVQLCIKVGSSQARVLELCQVGALQCMGRSITVASHDDCKWPAEASVSCGDCKPGTVCQESTGKCVCQNTSECPTDSAPLCVSSGVDGVESTMSQCEFGARRCAGEQVNVISIEACPQ, from the exons CTGCAGTTGAATTTAGCAGTGTTGATCACATTTGTGACTCCTGTCTG TTGTGTGCAACCGGTGAGCTGCAGATGGGGACAGTATGGAGACTGGTCTgtgtgtgacggctgctccAGTACAAAG GTTCGAACTCGTCACTTTGAGGTGTTTGCTCAGTTCGGAGGTGTACCATGTTCAGGAGGAGCCATACAAACACAGTCGTGTATCCAAACGAAAGGCTGCCCTCTAAAGGCGGGCTGTGGAAACAGGTTCCGATGCACTTCTG GTAAGTGTATCAGCCGGTCTCTAGTCTGTAATGGAGACCAGGACTGTGAGGACGGTCTGGATGAAAGAAGCTGCAACCTAGATGGCAACCAGCACTCGTGTGACCTTGATAAAACACCCCCCAACTCCGACTTGATAGGAAAAGG GTATGACATATTGACAGGCAACCTGAGAGCAGGTGTGATAAACACGATGAGCTTTGGAGGACAGTGCAGGAAGGTGTTCAGTGGTGACCACAAAATCCTGTACAGGCTGCCACAGAACATCCTCAGGTACAACTTTGAG GTTACAGTAAACAATGAGGAAAGTGATGAATCATTTGAGAGCTCCTGGTCCTACATGCAGCACATCCAGAGCAGCGCCTTGTGGAAATATGATCGCCGCAAGTTCACCAAAGAGGTCACTGAGAGTAAG GCTTACAGATTGATTATCTTGAAGAATAAAGTGGAACTCGCCCAATTCCAAAACTCGGCCCCGGAGCATCTCACTCTTTCAGAAGACTTCTGGAAGGCCTTGTCCTCCCTCCCAATCACATATGACTACTCTGCTTACCGCAAGCTGTTCGAGATCTATGGGACACACTATTTCTCTGAGGGCTCACTGGGGGGGCAATATCAAGCCTTGCTGGAGCTGACCCAAGATGCACTCTCATCAACAA GTACAACAAACATTGAGTATGAGAGGTGTTGGCGTAAGGTGAAGCGGCGTTTTTTCAGAAGGAAGATCAAAACCGTTTGTGAAAAACTTACCAGCGCTGTGTCATCAAGTCATG GAtacaaaaatcaaaaaatgccTATCAAAGTGGACATTTTAGGAGGAAATCCGGGTTTAAAACAATATTTGTCTGATCTGGATTTGGAGAAACCAGAAGAAAATGGCAAGAAATATGATGACTGGGCCTCATCTGTCAAAGACTTCCCGCAAATTATAGATCATAAG GTACGTCCTCTCTATGAGCTGGTAAAGGAGGTGGAGTGTGCAGGCCTGAAGAAGTTCAACCTCAAGAGAGCTATGGAGGAGTACCTGTCAACAGAACATCCCTGCCACTGCCGGCCCTGCCTCAACAATGGTCAGCCACTGCTGATCGGCTCAGAGTGTCATTGTGTCTGTCGATTAGGGACGTCAGGACAAGCTTGCCAAATAGGATCTGTAGTTGGAGAAGAACCAG GTGTTACCCATGGAGGCTGGAGTTGTTGGTCATCCTGGGGTTCCTGCACTGGGGGTCGAAGAACTAGGACCCGAAACTGCAACAATCCCACTCCCAGCAGAGGCGGGGCCAACTGTGTGGGGCCACAGGTGGAACATAAGCAGTGTGAGGATGCAGAGTTGCAGCACCTACA AATGATGGAGCCTCAGTGCTTCCATCTCTCAGTGACTCCACCAAAGATGTGTGGAGAGCCACCAAACCTGAGGAATGGCTTTGTTCAC GATCCCAGAGATTATTACCTGGTTGGAAACACAGTGGAGTACTCCTGTATAGATGGATATCATCTTAGTGGAGATGCTGTGGCTGAATGCACTGAAAGCAAAAcgtggaggagaggaacaatAGCTTGTAAAA GTTCTACATGTGACTTTCCTACACTCAATAGTGATGTTATTGCTGTGCCCACCAAAGCTGCATATCAGATAGGGGAGAGTCTGTCCCTGTCCTGCCCTGGAGGCTCACAGCTGGAGGGGGAGGTGTCTGAGGTCATGTGCAATCCCAGTCTGCAGTGGTCTCCATCTCCAGCCGGGGCTCAATGTAAAGCAG AGCCAACagcttctgctcctccctccatcctgaAGTGTAAGTTATGGGAGACTGAAGGAAagaagcagtgtgtgtgtttgatgccaTTTCAGTGTCC GGCATCTGTGCAGTTGTGCATCAAAGTGGGATCCAGCCAGGCACGCGTACTGGAACTTTGTCAGGTTGGAGCTCTGCAGTGTATGGGCCGGAGTATAACCGTGGCCAGTCACGATGACTGTAAGTGGCCAGCTGAGGCATCAGTTTCGTGCGGGGACTGCAAGCCTGGGACAGTCTGTCAAG aatcaacaggaaaatgtgtgtgtcagaatACGTCTGAGTGCCCCACAGATTCTGCCCCCCTGTGTGTCAGCTCTGGAGTTGATGGAGTTGAGAGCACAATGAGCCAGTGTGAGTTTGGTGCCAGACGGTGTGCTGGAGAGCAGGTCAATGTGATCAGCATTGAGGCTTGTCCACAATAA